In one Actinomyces trachealis genomic region, the following are encoded:
- a CDS encoding preprotein translocase subunit YajC yields MDPMLIVMLVVMGGGFWLMTRVARRQQAKMQAEQDRRLQEALVPGTWVRTHSGFYGKFVEIDGDVVTLATPLGDESLWHKRALLGAEEPPFAVTTEAPAAADTAAETPVTKPAINDVSDQQA; encoded by the coding sequence ATGGATCCCATGCTTATCGTCATGCTCGTAGTCATGGGCGGTGGATTCTGGCTTATGACCCGCGTCGCCCGGCGCCAGCAGGCGAAGATGCAGGCGGAGCAGGACCGGCGGCTGCAGGAGGCTCTCGTACCTGGTACCTGGGTGCGAACCCACTCTGGCTTCTACGGCAAGTTCGTGGAGATCGACGGTGACGTGGTCACGCTCGCCACGCCCCTGGGGGACGAGTCTCTATGGCACAAGCGCGCACTGCTCGGTGCTGAGGAGCCACCCTTTGCCGTGACCACCGAGGCACCGGCCGCAGCTGACACCGCCGCTGAGACGCCCGTGACGAAGCCTGCCATCAACGACGTATCAGACCAGCAGGCCTGA
- the ruvB gene encoding Holliday junction branch migration DNA helicase RuvB produces MADRDEDRVVGGGADAAERAAEAALRPKRLEDFVGQEVVRGQLSVVLRAALSRGSTPDHVLLSGPPGLGKTTLAMIIAAEVEGSLRLTSGPAIQHAGDLAAILSSLEEGDVLFIDEIHRLARTAEEMLYLAMEDYRVDIVVGKGPGATSIPLALPPFTVVGATTRAGLLPAPLRDRFGFTGHLDYYGPSELARILKRSAGLLGVHLDRDAAGELARRSRGTPRIANRLLRRVQDWAEVHGTPGQLDLEAAQGALNIFEVDALGLDRLDRQVLHALCTRFGGGPVGLTTLAVSVGEEPETVETVAEPYLVREGLMVRTPRGRAATSAAYSHLGLEAPVDGGLFG; encoded by the coding sequence GTGGCTGACAGGGATGAGGACCGTGTGGTTGGTGGTGGGGCAGACGCTGCCGAACGCGCCGCTGAGGCGGCTCTACGCCCCAAACGTCTTGAGGACTTCGTGGGCCAAGAGGTCGTGCGCGGCCAACTCTCAGTGGTGCTGCGCGCTGCCCTCTCGCGCGGGAGCACCCCGGACCACGTTTTACTCTCCGGCCCGCCAGGACTAGGTAAGACCACCCTGGCCATGATCATCGCCGCAGAGGTGGAGGGCTCACTACGTCTGACCAGCGGACCGGCGATACAGCACGCTGGGGATCTGGCCGCCATCCTGTCCTCCCTGGAAGAGGGCGACGTCCTCTTCATCGACGAGATCCATCGACTGGCGCGCACCGCCGAGGAGATGCTCTACCTGGCCATGGAGGACTACAGGGTGGACATCGTGGTGGGGAAAGGGCCTGGCGCTACCTCCATCCCGCTGGCCCTCCCGCCCTTCACCGTGGTTGGCGCTACCACCCGTGCCGGACTCCTGCCCGCCCCGTTGCGCGACCGCTTCGGCTTCACCGGGCACCTGGACTACTACGGGCCCAGCGAGCTGGCCCGGATCCTCAAACGTTCCGCCGGACTGTTAGGCGTCCACCTGGACCGGGACGCCGCCGGTGAGCTGGCCCGCCGTTCCCGGGGCACGCCCCGCATCGCCAATCGCCTGCTGCGCCGTGTGCAGGACTGGGCGGAAGTGCACGGAACGCCCGGCCAACTGGACCTTGAGGCTGCCCAAGGTGCCCTCAACATCTTCGAGGTCGATGCCCTGGGGCTGGACCGCCTGGACCGGCAAGTGCTCCACGCGCTGTGCACGCGTTTTGGGGGCGGGCCGGTTGGGTTGACCACCCTGGCTGTGAGCGTGGGGGAGGAGCCGGAGACGGTTGAGACGGTGGCTGAGCCCTATCTGGTGCGTGAGGGTCTCATGGTCCGCACCCCCAGGGGGCGGGCAGCTACGTCGGCGGCCTACAGCCATCTGGGGCTGGAGGCACCGGTAGATGGCGGACTGTTCGGCTGA
- a CDS encoding adenine phosphoribosyltransferase, with translation MSKTTPTLPAELTQLVLDNIREIPDFPEPGVLFRDITPLLANGPTFATLIEGLAQCYKGRVDAVAGLESRGFILAAPLAVRLGIGMLTIRKGGKLPGPVIGEDYSLEYGTARMELRPDSVQPGSRVLVIDDVLATGGTARASMDLIEKAGAEVAAVCMLLELKALGGRARLGEVEIDCVVSY, from the coding sequence ATGAGCAAGACCACCCCCACGCTCCCAGCGGAGCTGACCCAGCTGGTGCTGGATAACATCCGCGAGATCCCAGACTTCCCGGAGCCAGGAGTCCTGTTCCGTGACATCACACCGCTGTTAGCCAACGGGCCGACTTTTGCCACCTTAATTGAGGGACTGGCGCAGTGCTACAAGGGGCGCGTCGACGCCGTCGCAGGCCTGGAGTCGCGTGGTTTCATCCTGGCCGCGCCACTGGCAGTGCGCCTGGGGATTGGCATGCTCACCATCCGCAAGGGTGGCAAACTGCCTGGACCGGTCATTGGCGAGGACTACTCGCTTGAGTACGGCACCGCCCGCATGGAGCTGCGCCCAGACTCGGTCCAGCCGGGCTCGCGCGTCCTGGTGATCGATGACGTGCTGGCCACCGGTGGCACCGCGCGAGCCTCCATGGACCTGATCGAGAAGGCCGGGGCGGAGGTGGCCGCCGTCTGCATGCTGTTGGAGCTAAAGGCTCTCGGCGGACGCGCCCGTCTGGGCGAGGTGGAAATCGACTGCGTCGTCTCCTACTGA
- the secD gene encoding protein translocase subunit SecD has protein sequence MSTTQLKRPGRVITALLLIVALAYGLLAYGAATKRTSMTPGLALDLEGGTQLILTPTTTDGSEITDKNVDEAINIIRQRVDASGVAEAQISRQGGQNIVVALPGTPSAETLELVRTSAVLYFRPVLRILHGSAAQVAEARNQSAARAASAAASASADPAASSTPSAAAGVPEATDAATPAEAATEGATDQPTESATDAAASAAPTAIRTVTAEEVATRYADANGDGQITDTPLKATSQDSSSDASLTEKMLYDAYMMDCTAEQNLKGGTQDPTKAVISCAKDGTGATYLLGPADIAGTEISNAQSGLETTRQGQTTNKWVVNLEFNDKGAQTFAEVSKRLVAFRDAAKAEAAAARGRPQNAQPTHNREKAQFAIVLDGLTIMASGFAEGVTKGITDGRVQISGGFKQAGANTLANQLSFGSLPLTFTVQSEQQISATLGTEQLRHGLIAGVIGFLLIILYLAWQYRGLSLVAVASLLVAALITYVVIALLSWSMGYRLSLAGVAGLIVSIGITMDSFIIYFERIRDEVRYGRTLRAAVDEGWRHARQTIVVSDSVNLVAAVVLYFLAVGGVQGFAFTLGVTTVVDLLVIFMFTHPMMAFILRFPFFGQGHKLSGLDPEHLGARNLEAYGKGREAIADALTGSLARRKAEQRQAAMEGAGDAVEVDATSGKDGDQE, from the coding sequence GTGTCCACCACACAGTTAAAGCGCCCAGGTCGTGTCATCACGGCCTTGTTGCTGATCGTTGCGCTGGCCTACGGCCTGCTGGCCTACGGGGCTGCCACCAAGCGCACCTCAATGACCCCCGGCCTCGCGCTGGATCTGGAGGGCGGCACCCAGCTGATACTGACGCCTACCACCACTGACGGCTCCGAAATCACGGACAAGAACGTGGACGAGGCCATCAACATCATCCGCCAGCGTGTGGATGCCTCCGGTGTGGCCGAAGCCCAGATTTCCCGCCAGGGTGGCCAGAACATCGTGGTGGCGTTGCCCGGCACGCCCAGTGCCGAGACCCTGGAGCTGGTGCGTACCTCCGCGGTCCTCTACTTCCGGCCCGTGTTGCGGATTCTGCACGGTTCGGCGGCGCAGGTGGCTGAGGCCCGGAACCAGTCGGCTGCCCGGGCTGCCTCTGCAGCCGCCAGCGCTTCTGCTGACCCCGCCGCTAGCTCGACGCCGTCGGCTGCTGCGGGCGTCCCGGAGGCCACCGACGCCGCGACTCCCGCAGAGGCCGCCACTGAGGGAGCAACCGACCAGCCCACAGAGTCGGCCACCGACGCGGCCGCCAGCGCGGCCCCCACCGCTATCCGGACCGTCACTGCCGAGGAAGTTGCCACCCGTTACGCCGATGCCAACGGTGATGGCCAGATAACTGACACCCCCCTAAAGGCCACGAGCCAGGACAGCTCCTCGGACGCCTCCCTGACCGAGAAGATGCTCTACGACGCCTACATGATGGACTGCACCGCAGAGCAGAACCTTAAGGGCGGCACGCAGGACCCCACCAAGGCCGTCATCTCCTGCGCGAAAGACGGCACCGGTGCCACCTACCTGCTGGGGCCAGCGGACATTGCCGGTACCGAGATCAGCAACGCCCAGTCTGGCCTAGAGACCACCAGACAGGGGCAGACCACCAACAAATGGGTGGTGAACCTGGAGTTCAACGACAAGGGCGCCCAGACCTTTGCTGAGGTTTCCAAGCGCCTGGTGGCTTTCCGTGATGCCGCCAAAGCTGAGGCCGCTGCCGCCCGGGGGCGACCCCAGAACGCCCAACCGACCCACAACAGAGAGAAAGCCCAGTTCGCCATCGTCCTGGACGGCCTGACCATCATGGCCTCTGGCTTCGCCGAGGGCGTTACCAAGGGCATCACTGACGGTCGGGTGCAGATTTCGGGTGGATTCAAGCAGGCTGGGGCCAACACCCTGGCCAACCAGCTCTCCTTCGGCTCGCTGCCCCTCACCTTCACGGTCCAATCAGAGCAGCAGATCTCCGCGACCCTCGGCACCGAGCAGCTGCGCCATGGCCTGATTGCCGGTGTGATCGGTTTCCTGTTGATCATCCTCTACCTGGCCTGGCAGTACCGCGGCCTGTCCCTCGTGGCAGTGGCCTCCCTACTAGTAGCCGCCTTGATCACCTACGTGGTGATCGCCTTGCTCAGCTGGTCGATGGGGTACCGCCTGTCCCTGGCGGGCGTGGCCGGACTGATCGTCTCCATCGGTATCACCATGGACTCCTTCATCATCTATTTCGAACGCATCCGTGACGAGGTCCGCTACGGACGCACTCTGCGTGCCGCCGTGGACGAGGGCTGGAGACACGCCCGACAGACCATCGTGGTTTCTGACTCCGTGAACCTAGTCGCCGCCGTGGTGCTGTACTTCCTAGCAGTAGGTGGCGTGCAGGGCTTCGCTTTCACTTTGGGCGTGACCACCGTGGTGGACTTGCTGGTCATCTTCATGTTCACCCACCCGATGATGGCCTTCATCTTGCGCTTCCCGTTCTTCGGTCAGGGCCACAAGCTCTCCGGCCTGGACCCCGAGCATCTGGGCGCCCGCAACCTGGAGGCCTACGGCAAAGGCCGCGAGGCCATCGCTGACGCCCTCACCGGCTCCCTGGCCCGGCGCAAGGCGGAGCAGCGTCAGGCGGCCATGGAGGGGGCTGGCGACGCCGTCGAAGTCGATGCCACCAGCGGAAAGGACGGTGACCAGGAATGA
- the ruvC gene encoding crossover junction endodeoxyribonuclease RuvC produces the protein MRASSQATVTQLRVLGVDPGLTRCGLGCVDIDSRRRARLVEVGVVRTPPHASPEIRLLTIAQTLDEWIARLGPNAVSVERIFAQDNLRSVIGVAQVMGVVMVAGARAGLEVAQHTPSEAKAAVTGSGTAGKAQVQAMVQRILGLDAPPKPADAADALAQAICHGWRGGGTGADGVTEMVSAGGAVRASARTPAQRQWAAAQAAARRTGAVDPRRRRNGRGL, from the coding sequence ATGCGCGCATCCAGCCAAGCGACCGTCACCCAGCTCCGCGTCCTCGGTGTGGACCCCGGACTGACCCGCTGTGGCCTGGGCTGTGTGGACATTGATTCCCGTCGCCGCGCCCGGCTCGTTGAGGTGGGCGTGGTGCGTACTCCGCCGCACGCCAGCCCTGAAATACGCCTGTTGACGATTGCGCAGACGCTGGATGAATGGATCGCCAGGCTCGGGCCAAATGCTGTCTCTGTGGAGCGGATCTTCGCGCAGGACAACCTGCGATCCGTGATTGGCGTGGCCCAGGTGATGGGCGTAGTGATGGTGGCTGGGGCCCGCGCAGGCTTAGAAGTCGCCCAGCACACCCCCTCGGAGGCTAAGGCCGCCGTCACGGGTTCAGGCACCGCAGGCAAGGCTCAGGTGCAGGCCATGGTGCAACGCATCTTGGGTCTGGACGCCCCACCCAAACCAGCGGATGCCGCAGACGCCCTGGCCCAAGCCATCTGCCACGGTTGGCGGGGTGGTGGCACCGGCGCCGACGGCGTGACTGAAATGGTCTCAGCTGGCGGTGCCGTGCGGGCCAGTGCCCGTACCCCAGCCCAACGCCAGTGGGCAGCTGCACAGGCCGCCGCCAGACGCACCGGCGCCGTCGACCCACGGCGCAGGCGCAACGGCAGGGGCCTCTGA
- the ruvA gene encoding Holliday junction branch migration protein RuvA encodes MISSLRGKVIDVSLTAAVIETGGVGIRVLATPTTLASLKVGQEVLVHTELIVREDSLTLYGFAEADERSCFQVLLGAKGVGAKLALAMLAVHTPDALRRAIANQDVAALKRVPGLGPKGAQRVIIDVGDKLGPVQGNDFPAGSATGSAAEPVLAPVGTANPDVVAALVQLGWNEAAASQAVAAVEKAPGGESLSVPELLRASLRWLGGGHRG; translated from the coding sequence ATGATCTCCTCACTGCGTGGCAAGGTCATCGACGTCAGCCTCACCGCCGCCGTCATCGAGACCGGGGGGGTAGGCATCCGGGTGCTGGCCACCCCTACCACCCTGGCTAGCCTCAAGGTTGGCCAGGAGGTGCTGGTGCACACGGAGCTAATCGTGCGCGAGGACTCCCTGACCCTTTATGGGTTTGCGGAGGCCGACGAGCGCAGCTGCTTCCAAGTGCTACTTGGCGCCAAGGGTGTGGGTGCCAAATTGGCCTTGGCCATGCTGGCGGTGCACACCCCAGACGCGCTGCGCCGCGCGATCGCCAACCAGGATGTTGCCGCCCTCAAGCGCGTTCCGGGTCTAGGGCCCAAGGGAGCGCAGCGTGTGATCATTGACGTAGGTGACAAGCTCGGCCCTGTTCAAGGCAACGATTTTCCTGCTGGCAGTGCTACTGGAAGTGCTGCTGAACCGGTTCTCGCACCAGTGGGCACCGCCAACCCTGACGTCGTCGCCGCGTTGGTCCAGCTTGGCTGGAATGAGGCCGCCGCCAGCCAGGCCGTGGCAGCCGTCGAGAAGGCTCCTGGTGGGGAATCCTTGAGTGTGCCTGAGCTGCTGCGCGCCTCATTGCGCTGGTTGGGAGGCGGTCACCGTGGCTGA
- the secF gene encoding protein translocase subunit SecF, protein MKSLAALGNELYSGKTSIPFIGKRRIWYGAAVAVIIVSFTLLGVMGLNPGIDFKGGSEVTVTGIQDPQVGPGNDVIAKGGYSANSSVTTMGTSSVRVQTESLEKTKLDGLASQLATAYGVTSAEVSATTIGPTWSSDVTNKAVRGLIIFFLLVGALIWAYFRTWKMAAAALLALCHDVIITMGVYVVSGFEVTPATVIGVLTILGYSLYDTVVVFDKIRENTANFQTQSRSTYAELANLAVNQTFIRSINTSVVGVLPVASLLFMGAFILGAGTLRDIALTMFIGMVAGTLSSIFLATPLLVDLRSREKAIKEQAEKVANARTHRAADRDGDAEAIAVPAAAPVIPGRHLGVSAQPKRKKKR, encoded by the coding sequence ATGAAGTCACTTGCGGCGCTCGGTAACGAGCTCTACTCCGGCAAGACCTCCATCCCATTCATTGGCAAGCGGCGTATCTGGTACGGGGCTGCAGTGGCGGTCATCATTGTGTCCTTCACGCTGCTCGGCGTGATGGGCCTGAACCCCGGCATCGACTTCAAGGGCGGCTCCGAGGTGACCGTCACCGGCATCCAGGATCCGCAGGTTGGTCCAGGCAACGACGTCATCGCTAAGGGCGGCTACTCCGCTAACTCCTCGGTGACCACGATGGGCACCTCCTCGGTCCGGGTGCAGACCGAGTCACTGGAGAAGACCAAGCTGGATGGACTGGCCTCCCAGCTGGCCACTGCCTACGGCGTCACCAGCGCCGAGGTCTCCGCGACCACGATTGGCCCCACCTGGTCTAGTGATGTGACCAACAAGGCTGTGCGCGGCCTGATCATCTTCTTTCTTCTGGTAGGCGCACTCATTTGGGCATATTTCCGCACCTGGAAAATGGCGGCTGCTGCCCTCCTCGCCCTGTGCCACGACGTCATCATCACCATGGGCGTGTATGTGGTCTCTGGCTTTGAGGTCACCCCTGCCACCGTGATCGGTGTGCTGACGATTCTGGGCTACTCGCTTTACGACACCGTAGTGGTCTTTGACAAGATTCGTGAGAACACCGCCAACTTCCAAACCCAGAGCCGCTCCACGTACGCGGAACTCGCCAACCTGGCAGTCAACCAGACCTTCATTCGGTCCATTAACACCTCCGTGGTGGGGGTGCTGCCTGTGGCCTCACTGCTGTTCATGGGCGCTTTCATCCTGGGTGCTGGCACGCTGCGTGATATCGCTCTGACCATGTTCATTGGCATGGTCGCCGGAACACTGTCCTCCATCTTTCTGGCCACCCCGCTACTGGTTGACCTCCGCTCCCGTGAGAAGGCCATCAAGGAACAGGCTGAGAAGGTCGCCAACGCTCGTACCCATCGTGCGGCTGACCGCGACGGTGATGCGGAGGCGATTGCTGTTCCGGCTGCCGCCCCTGTGATCCCCGGACGCCACCTCGGTGTGTCGGCCCAACCCAAGCGGAAGAAGAAGCGTTGA
- a CDS encoding RelA/SpoT family protein, whose amino-acid sequence MTDSTSSTGAAETVVPGSRVRSRLAWFGSRGHSTPPAIEPLLRAVRANHPKADTSLIVRAYEIAEKAHEGQMRKSGEPYITHPVAVATILAELGMTSQTLAAALLHDTVEDTSYSLDRLRADFGEEIALLVDGVTKLDKLQYGDAAQAETVRKMIVAMSKDIRVLVIKLGDRLHNARTWKYVSPENAARKAKETLEIYAPLAHRLGMNTIKWELEDRSFKALYPGVYAEIEHMVAERAPAREEYLRQVRLQIEEDLRVNRIKGTVTGRPKHYYSIYQKMIVRGKDFDDIYDLVAVRVIVDTIQDCYAVLGSLHSRWTPMSGRFKDYIAVPKFNLYQSLHTTVVGPGGKPVEIQIRTHEMHRRAEYGVAAHWKYKADPNASGPTPLGRAPGDSDKGELGWLRQLVDWQKETQDPAEFLESLRFEMTGTQIYVFTPKGDVMALPSGSTPVDFAYAVHSEVGHRTVGARVNGRLVPLDSHLETGDTVEVFTSKSVSAAPSRDWLSFVGSPRARNRIRQWFSKERREEAIEEGKSQIARAMRKKDLPIQRLMSHESLMDVAKTLDKGDIDGLYAAVGEGHISAQHVVETLVASMGGEAGTEETLAEAVLPTKAAFNARQVMRGGDNGVVVEGMNAGELYIKLARCCTPMPGDPIIGFITRGSGISVHRTDCQNVEQLQAEPERMIAVHWAEHAQTAFLVQIEVEALDRGGLLADITRVMADNHVNMVSANIGTSRDRVVIGRFVVELAEPSHLDHTLASLRRIDGVFEAHRSSSPSRRPRS is encoded by the coding sequence ATGACGGACTCAACGAGCAGCACCGGCGCCGCCGAGACAGTAGTTCCTGGGTCCAGGGTGCGCAGCCGCCTGGCCTGGTTCGGTTCCCGGGGGCACTCCACACCCCCCGCCATTGAGCCACTCCTGCGAGCCGTTCGCGCCAACCACCCCAAGGCTGACACCAGTCTGATCGTGCGCGCCTACGAGATAGCGGAGAAGGCCCATGAGGGTCAGATGCGCAAGTCCGGCGAGCCCTATATCACCCACCCGGTGGCCGTGGCCACGATCCTCGCCGAGCTGGGTATGACCTCCCAGACCCTGGCCGCCGCCCTCCTACACGACACGGTGGAGGACACCAGCTACTCCCTGGACCGCCTGCGCGCGGACTTCGGTGAGGAGATCGCCTTGTTGGTGGATGGCGTAACCAAGCTGGACAAGCTGCAGTACGGGGACGCCGCCCAGGCCGAGACCGTCCGCAAGATGATCGTGGCAATGTCCAAGGACATCCGCGTCCTGGTCATCAAGCTGGGCGACCGGCTACATAACGCCCGCACCTGGAAGTACGTCTCCCCGGAGAATGCCGCCCGCAAGGCCAAGGAGACCCTGGAGATCTACGCCCCTTTGGCACACCGCCTGGGCATGAACACCATTAAGTGGGAGCTGGAAGACCGCTCCTTCAAAGCCCTCTACCCGGGGGTCTACGCAGAGATCGAGCACATGGTTGCGGAGCGCGCCCCCGCCCGCGAGGAGTACCTGCGCCAGGTGCGCCTGCAGATCGAAGAGGACCTGCGAGTCAACCGGATCAAAGGCACCGTCACCGGCCGACCCAAGCACTATTACTCGATCTACCAGAAGATGATCGTGCGGGGTAAGGACTTCGACGACATCTACGACCTAGTAGCGGTGCGCGTCATCGTGGATACCATCCAGGACTGCTACGCCGTGCTCGGCTCCCTGCACTCGCGCTGGACCCCCATGAGCGGGCGCTTCAAGGACTACATTGCCGTCCCCAAGTTCAACCTCTACCAGTCCCTACACACCACCGTGGTGGGACCCGGCGGCAAACCGGTAGAGATCCAGATCCGCACCCACGAGATGCACCGGCGCGCCGAGTACGGTGTGGCTGCTCACTGGAAGTACAAGGCTGACCCCAACGCCAGCGGGCCTACGCCGCTAGGCCGCGCCCCCGGCGACTCCGATAAGGGTGAACTCGGCTGGCTGCGCCAGTTGGTGGACTGGCAGAAGGAGACCCAGGACCCAGCCGAGTTCTTGGAGTCACTGCGCTTCGAGATGACCGGCACGCAGATCTACGTCTTTACCCCCAAGGGAGACGTTATGGCGCTGCCCTCAGGCTCCACCCCAGTGGACTTCGCCTACGCGGTACACTCGGAGGTCGGCCACCGCACCGTCGGTGCCCGCGTCAACGGTCGCCTGGTGCCACTGGACTCCCATCTGGAGACCGGTGACACCGTGGAGGTCTTCACCTCAAAATCTGTCTCCGCAGCGCCCTCCCGGGACTGGCTGTCCTTCGTGGGCTCACCGCGTGCCCGCAACAGGATCCGGCAGTGGTTCTCCAAGGAGCGCCGTGAGGAGGCTATTGAGGAGGGCAAGTCCCAGATCGCGCGCGCCATGCGCAAGAAGGACTTGCCGATCCAGCGGCTTATGAGCCACGAGAGCCTCATGGACGTAGCCAAGACTCTGGACAAGGGGGACATTGACGGCCTTTACGCCGCTGTGGGTGAGGGGCACATCTCCGCTCAGCATGTGGTGGAGACCCTCGTGGCCTCCATGGGCGGTGAGGCTGGAACAGAGGAGACCCTGGCTGAGGCGGTCCTGCCAACTAAGGCCGCCTTCAATGCTCGTCAGGTCATGCGTGGCGGGGACAACGGCGTCGTGGTGGAGGGCATGAATGCCGGGGAACTGTATATAAAACTGGCCCGGTGCTGCACTCCCATGCCGGGGGACCCGATCATCGGCTTCATCACCCGTGGCTCGGGTATCTCTGTGCACCGCACTGACTGCCAGAACGTGGAGCAGCTGCAGGCGGAGCCCGAGCGCATGATTGCCGTGCACTGGGCGGAACACGCCCAGACCGCCTTCCTGGTACAGATTGAGGTTGAGGCTTTGGACCGGGGCGGTCTGCTAGCTGACATCACCCGCGTGATGGCGGACAACCACGTGAATATGGTCAGTGCCAATATCGGCACCAGCCGCGACCGTGTGGTCATCGGGCGTTTTGTGGTGGAGCTGGCTGAGCCCAGCCACCTGGACCATACGTTAGCCTCACTGCGCCGGATTGATGGCGTGTTTGAGGCGCACCGTTCGTCTTCGCCGTCACGCCGCCCACGCTCCTGA
- a CDS encoding YebC/PmpR family DNA-binding transcriptional regulator, with translation MSGHSKWATTKHKKAAIDAKRGKLFARLIKNIEVAARTGGGDPAGNPTLFDAIQKAKKNSVPADNITRAVKRGSGEEAGGADWQTIMYEGYGPAGVAFLVECLTDNRNRAASDVRVAFTRTGGNLADPGSVAYNFSRKGIVEIAKGEGIDEDTILMAVLEAGADEVEEGPESFEVICEPTDLIAVRNAVTEAGMEYESAESQFVAGTKVEVDLDGARKVMRLIDALEDLDDVQNVYTSVDISAEVAAELETEED, from the coding sequence ATGTCGGGACACTCCAAGTGGGCCACCACCAAACACAAGAAGGCCGCCATCGACGCCAAGCGTGGCAAACTATTTGCCCGCCTCATCAAGAACATTGAGGTGGCGGCCCGCACCGGTGGCGGTGATCCCGCTGGCAACCCGACCCTCTTTGATGCCATCCAGAAGGCCAAGAAGAACTCGGTGCCTGCCGACAACATCACCCGCGCCGTCAAGCGCGGCAGCGGTGAGGAGGCCGGTGGCGCCGACTGGCAGACCATCATGTACGAGGGCTACGGTCCCGCTGGCGTGGCCTTCCTGGTGGAGTGCCTGACCGACAATCGCAACCGCGCCGCCTCCGACGTGCGCGTGGCCTTCACCCGCACCGGCGGAAACCTGGCCGATCCCGGCTCTGTGGCCTACAACTTCTCCCGTAAGGGCATCGTTGAAATCGCTAAGGGCGAGGGCATTGACGAGGACACCATCCTCATGGCCGTGCTTGAGGCTGGCGCGGATGAGGTGGAGGAGGGCCCCGAGTCTTTTGAGGTGATCTGCGAGCCCACGGACCTGATTGCCGTCCGCAACGCGGTCACTGAGGCGGGCATGGAGTACGAGTCCGCCGAATCCCAGTTTGTGGCTGGTACCAAGGTTGAGGTGGACCTGGACGGTGCCAGGAAGGTCATGCGTTTAATCGACGCGCTGGAGGACCTGGACGACGTGCAGAACGTCTACACCTCCGTGGATATCTCCGCTGAGGTTGCCGCCGAGCTTGAGACCGAGGAGGATTGA